One Triticum dicoccoides isolate Atlit2015 ecotype Zavitan chromosome 5B, WEW_v2.0, whole genome shotgun sequence genomic window carries:
- the LOC119307051 gene encoding uncharacterized protein LOC119307051 codes for MAPSAAGETPPPEATESSAKAEEPRWLAALSEPELDLLVSLKLLAVKLAETAGRPHLAAGFDLRTLRALSVVLLEDFKSRSEETSVDASVSVLDRLALSRECATDGGGGSTSDSEVFRRGGKDEAKPNSVKRKRKQMQDGRHGETVQSKKKRKLGERR; via the exons ATGGCGCCTTCCGCCGCCGGCGAAACCCCACCTCCGGAGGCTACGGAGAGCAGCGCCAAGGCCGAGGAGCCCCGGTGGCTCGCGGCCCTCTCCGAGCCAGAGCTC GATCTCCTCGTCAGCCTGAagctgctggccgtgaagctggcggAGACGGCCGGTCGCCCCCACCTCGCCGCCGGGTTCGATCTGCGCACGCTGCGTGCCCTCA GTGTTGTTTTGCTGGAGGATTTCAAATCACGGTCAGAAGAAACCTCAGTCGATGCATCCGTATCCGTTCTTGATAGACTCGCGCTGTCGAGGGAATGTGCCACGGATGGTGGCGGCGGCAGCACTAGTGATTCTGAGGTGTTCAGGCGGGGCGGCAAAGATGAGGCAAAGCCGAATAGCGTCAAGAGAAAACGGAAGCAGATGCAGGATGG GCGCCATGGAGAGACCGTGCAAagcaagaagaaaaggaaactgggTGAGAGGCGATAG
- the LOC119307048 gene encoding enolase-like — MAATIQSVKARQIFDSRGNPTVEVDVCCSDGTFARAAVPSGASTGVYEALELRDGGSDYLGKGVSKAVNNVNSIIAPALVGKDPTAQTELDNFMVQQLDGTKNEWGWCKQKLGANAILAVSLAVCKAGASVKKIPLYQHIANLAGNKQLVLPVPAFNVINGGSHAGNKLAMQEFMILPTGAASFKEAMKMGVEVYHNLKSVIKKKYGQDATNVGDEGGFAPNIQENKEGLELLKTAIEKAGYTGKVVIGMDVAASEFYNDKDKTYDLNFKEENNDGSQKISGDSLKNVYKSFVSEYPIVSIEDPFDQDDWVHYAKMTEECGVEVQIVGDDLLVTNPTRVAKAIQEKSCNALLLKVNQIGSVTESIEAVKMSKHAGWGVMTSHRSGETEDTFIADLAVGLSTGQIKTGAPCRSERLAKYNQLLRIEEELGDAAVYAGLKFRAPVEPY; from the exons ATGGCGGCGACGATCCAGTCCGTGAAGGCCCGCCAGATCTTCGACAGCCGCGGCAACCCCACCGTCGAG GTTGATGTGTGCTGCTCAGATGGAACCTTTGCCAGGGCCGCCGTTCCCAGCGGTGCATCGACTG GTGTCTATGAAGCTTTGGAGCTGAGGGACGGTGGATCTGACTACTTGGGCAAGGGTGTTTCCAAG GCTGTTAACAATGTGAACTCCATTATTGCACCCGCTTTGGTCGGCAAG GACCCTACCGCTCAAACTGAGCTCGACAACTTTATGGTTCAGCAGCTTGATGGAACCAAGAATGAGTGGGGTTGGTGCAAGCAAAAG CTTGGTGCTAATGCAATCCTGGCTGTATCACTAGCTGTTTGCAAAGCTGGAGCCAGCGTCAAGAAGATTCCACTGTACCAG CACATTGCCAACCTTGCTGGCAACAAGCAATTGGTTTTGCCCGTTCCTGCGTTCAATGTCATCAATGGTGGATCCCATGCTGGAAACAAGCTTGCTATGCAG GAGTTCATGATCCTTCCTACTGGAGCTGCCTCATTCAAGGAGGCAATGAAGATGGGCGTTGAAGTGTACCACAACTTGAAG TCTGTTATCAAGAAGAAGTACGGGCAGGATGCCACCAATGTCGGAGATGAAGGTGGTTTTGCTCCTAACATTCAG GAGAATAAGGAGGGCCTTGAGCTCTTGAAGACTGCAATTGAAAAGGCTGGATACACCGGCAAG GTTGTCATTGGAATGGATGTTGCTGCTTCAGAGTTCTACAATGACAAGGACAAAACCTATGACCTCAACTTCAAGGAGGAG AACAATGATGGTTCTCAGAAGATATCTGGAGATAGCCTGAAGAACGTATACAAGTCATTTGTGAGTGAGTACCCCATTGTGTCGATTGAGGACCCATTTGACCAGGATGACTGGGTGCACTATGCTAAGATGACTGAAGAATGTGGAGTGGAAGTTCAGATTGTTGGTGATGACCTTCTAGTCACCAACCCAACC AGAGTTGCGAAGGCAATCCAGGAGAAGTCATGCAATGCTCTTCTGCTGAAG GTTAACCAAATTGGATCCGTCACTGAGAGTATCGAGGCCGTGAAGATGTCAAAACACGCTGGCTGGGGTGTCATGACCAGCCACAGGAG TGGTGAGACCGAGGACACATTCATTGCTGATTTGGCTGTTGGTCTGTCCACG GGTCAGATCAAGACCGGGGCTCCCTGCCGGTCAGAGCGTCTTGCCAAGTACAACCAG CTTCTGAGGATCGAGGAGGAGCTGGGCGACGCTGCAGTGTATGCTGGCCTCAAGTTCCGCGCACCGGTGGAGCCCTACTAG
- the LOC119307052 gene encoding malate dehydrogenase, glyoxysomal-like, with amino-acid sequence MEQGADSAAARRMARVASHLRPPTSQEEEVAILKGSNCRAKGAAPGFKVAVLGASGGIGQPLSLLMKMNPLVSVLHLYDVVNTPGVTADISHMNTGAVVRGFLGQPQLESALTGMDLVIIPAGIPRKPGMTRDDLFNINAGIVRTLCEGIAKCCPNAIVNVISNPVNSTVPIAAEVFKKAGTYDPKRLLGVTTLDVVRANTFVGEVLGLDPRDVNVPVVGGHAGVTILPLLSQVNPPCSFTSEEISYLTSRIQNGGTEVVEAKAGAGSATLSMAYAAARFADACLRGLRGDAGIVECSYIASQVTELAFFASKVRLGRAGVEEVLPLGPLNEFERAGLKKAKGELAESIRKGVAFANK; translated from the exons ATGGAGCAAGGCGCCGACTCCGCGGCGGCGAGGCGGATGGCCAGGGTCGCCTCCCACCTCCGCCCGCCCACCTCGCAG gaggaggaggtggccatcTTGAAGGGCTCTAATTGCCGTGCAAAAGGTGCAGCACCAGGGTTCAAGGTTGCAGTCCTGGGTGCATCTGGTGGGATCGGCCAGCCCCTCTCGCTGCTTATGAAGATGAACCCTCTTGTTTCGGTGCTCCATTTGTATGATGTTGTCAACACACCTGGTGTTACAGCTGACATTAGCCATATGAACACCGGTGCTGTG GTGCGTGGCTTCTTGGGTCAGCCACAATTGGAAAGTGCTCTTACTGGAATGGATCTTGTGATCATTCCTGCTGGCATTCCTCGGAAACCTGGGATGACAAGGGATGATTTGTTCAACATCAATGCTGGAATTGTTCGGACTCTTTGCGAGGGAATTGCAAAATGCTGCCCAAATGCGATTGTGAATGTGATCAGTAACCCTGTAAATTCCACTGTTCCGATTGCTGCTGAAGTATTTAAAAAAGCTGGAACATATGATCCTAAGCGCCTATTGGGGGTGACAACACTTGATGTAGTGAGAGCCAATACCTTTGTG GGAGAGGTTCTTGGACTTGACCCCAGAGATGTCAATGTTCCTGTTGTTGGTGGGCATGCAGGAGTTACAATATTACCACTCCTTTCACAG GTGAATCCTCCCTGTTCGTTTACCTCAGAAGAAATTAGTTATCTCACTTCCCGCATACAGAATGGTGGGACAGAAGTAGTTGAG GCGAAAGCAGGAGCGGGATCCGCGACTCTTTCCATG GCCTACGCAGCAGCCAGGTTCGCGGACGCGTGCCTGAGAGGGCTGCGCGGCGACGCCGGGATAGTGGAGTgctcctacatagcctctcag GTGACGGAGCTGGCCTTCTTCGCGTCCAAGGTGCGGCTGGGCCGGGCCGGCGTCGAGGAGGTCCTGCCGCTCGGCCCGCTGAACGAGTTTGAGAG GGCCGGGCTGAAGAAGGCCAAGGGCGAGCTCGCCGAGAGCATCCGCAAGGGCGTCGCCTTCGCCAACAAGTGA